A portion of the Streptomyces sp. YPW6 genome contains these proteins:
- a CDS encoding bifunctional 2-polyprenyl-6-hydroxyphenol methylase/3-demethylubiquinol 3-O-methyltransferase UbiG, which translates to MADELFVTPRLAALYDPLDPDRGDLDPYVRLAEQFGARCVLDIGCGTGVFALLLAKRGIEVIGVDPAQASVDVARAKPGADRVRWICGDAASLPPLRADLATMTANVAQEIVDPGDWQATLRAAHAALRHGGRLVFETRDPARRAWEEWNRPTSHRVTEIPGAGPVEHWVDVTEVAGPLVSFRWTYVFATDGEVLTSDSTLRFRERQEVAADLTAAGFAVSEVRDAPDRPGREFVFIARRPDPARHR; encoded by the coding sequence ATGGCAGACGAGCTCTTCGTGACGCCCCGGCTGGCCGCCCTCTACGATCCGCTCGACCCCGATCGCGGCGACCTCGACCCCTACGTCCGGCTCGCGGAGCAGTTCGGGGCGCGGTGCGTGCTGGACATCGGCTGTGGCACCGGCGTGTTCGCCCTGCTCCTGGCAAAACGGGGCATCGAGGTCATCGGCGTCGACCCGGCACAGGCCTCGGTCGACGTGGCGCGTGCCAAACCCGGCGCCGACCGGGTCCGCTGGATCTGCGGGGACGCCGCCTCCCTGCCACCGCTCCGGGCCGATCTGGCGACGATGACGGCCAACGTCGCCCAGGAGATCGTCGACCCCGGCGACTGGCAGGCGACCCTGCGCGCCGCGCACGCGGCGCTGCGGCACGGCGGGCGGCTGGTCTTCGAGACCCGGGACCCGGCCCGGCGCGCCTGGGAGGAGTGGAACCGGCCGACGTCCCATCGGGTCACCGAGATCCCCGGCGCCGGACCCGTCGAGCACTGGGTCGACGTGACCGAGGTCGCCGGGCCGCTCGTCTCGTTCCGCTGGACCTATGTGTTCGCGACGGACGGAGAGGTCCTCACCTCCGACTCGACCCTGCGATTCCGTGAGCGTCAGGAGGTCGCTGCGGATCTGACGGCAGCCGGCTTCGCCGTGAGCGAGGTGCGCGACGCACCCGACCGGCCGGGCCGCGAGTTCGTGTTCATCGCTCGCCGGCCGGACCCCGCCCGGCACCGCTGA
- a CDS encoding helix-turn-helix transcriptional regulator: MDDQPEGAAPEPLDRRAELSEFLRTRRAKLQPQDVGLPDFGRHRRVPGLRREELAQLAGVSVAYYTRLEQGNGRNVSAEVLDAIARALRLTDAEHAHLTHLARPARHKKKRRPARVQRVRTGLLYLLDSMDGIPAYVTGARSDVLAWNPMAAAVFGDWGALPPGERNWARLVFLSPGYRELFVDWDSKASDMVSYLRLYAGCHPDDPELSALVGELSVKSDEFRRLWATHNVKEKGHGVKLIRHPLAGDLTLSYETLNLPDDEEQHLVTYHAEPDSPSAEALRLLASWGADAAGADVISGAGRGPAGER; encoded by the coding sequence ATGGACGATCAGCCGGAGGGCGCCGCTCCCGAACCGCTGGACCGGCGTGCCGAGCTCAGTGAGTTCCTGCGTACCCGCAGGGCGAAGCTCCAGCCGCAGGACGTGGGCCTGCCGGACTTCGGCCGGCACCGCCGGGTGCCCGGTCTGCGCCGGGAGGAGCTGGCGCAGCTGGCCGGGGTCTCCGTGGCGTACTACACGCGCCTGGAACAGGGCAACGGCCGCAATGTGTCGGCCGAGGTGCTGGACGCGATCGCGCGTGCGCTGCGGCTCACCGACGCCGAGCACGCGCATCTGACCCATCTGGCGCGGCCGGCGCGGCACAAGAAGAAGCGCCGCCCGGCCCGGGTGCAGCGGGTGCGGACGGGACTGCTGTATCTCCTCGACAGCATGGACGGCATCCCGGCGTACGTGACCGGGGCGCGCTCGGACGTCCTGGCCTGGAATCCGATGGCGGCCGCGGTGTTCGGCGACTGGGGCGCGCTGCCGCCGGGCGAGCGGAACTGGGCGCGCCTGGTGTTCCTGTCCCCCGGCTACCGGGAACTGTTCGTCGACTGGGACTCCAAGGCGTCGGACATGGTCAGCTATCTGCGGCTGTACGCGGGCTGTCACCCCGACGATCCGGAGCTGTCGGCGCTGGTCGGCGAACTCTCGGTGAAGAGCGATGAGTTCCGGCGGTTGTGGGCCACGCACAACGTGAAGGAGAAGGGGCACGGCGTCAAGCTGATCCGGCATCCGCTCGCCGGTGACCTGACCCTGAGTTACGAGACGCTGAACCTCCCGGACGACGAGGAGCAGCATCTGGTGACGTATCACGCGGAGCCGGACTCGCCGTCGGCCGAGGCCCTGCGGCTGCTGGCGAGCTGGGGGGCCGACGCGGCCGGCGCGGACGTGATCAGCGGTGCCGGGCGGGGTCCGGCCGGCGAGCGATGA
- a CDS encoding ScbR family autoregulator-binding transcription factor → MTKQERATRTREALIRSAAVVFEQHGYAQARLVQISTGAGVSTGALHFHFENKAAVAEAVVAEASRGLRDMSAAIRRRTDTALQALVDTSHALVERLRGDPVSRAGFRLSCDGERAAPDLRMDWHHRVRELLEEAAATGTLADDVAREDAAAATVAVTTGFEVLGRHDGEWLSPYRLTGFWQLLLPRLATPETLGRVDPSGTGGVPQARGAAPAGRVAEEPDRPVRATAVTESD, encoded by the coding sequence ATGACCAAACAGGAGCGCGCCACCCGGACCCGCGAGGCGCTCATCCGCTCCGCCGCCGTCGTCTTCGAACAGCACGGCTATGCCCAGGCGCGGCTGGTGCAGATCAGCACCGGCGCGGGCGTCAGCACGGGCGCGCTGCACTTCCACTTCGAGAACAAGGCCGCGGTCGCGGAGGCCGTGGTCGCGGAGGCGTCCCGAGGGCTGCGTGACATGTCCGCCGCGATCCGACGCAGGACGGACACCGCCCTGCAGGCACTCGTCGACACCTCGCACGCCCTGGTGGAACGGCTGCGCGGGGACCCCGTCAGCCGGGCCGGATTCCGGCTGAGCTGCGACGGCGAGCGGGCCGCCCCCGACCTGCGCATGGACTGGCACCACCGTGTGCGGGAACTGCTGGAGGAGGCGGCCGCCACGGGAACCCTCGCCGACGACGTCGCCCGCGAGGACGCGGCAGCAGCGACCGTGGCCGTGACGACCGGTTTCGAGGTGCTCGGCCGCCACGACGGCGAGTGGCTGTCCCCGTACCGGCTCACCGGCTTCTGGCAGTTGCTGCTGCCCCGGCTCGCCACCCCGGAGACGCTCGGACGCGTGGACCCGTCCGGCACGGGCGGGGTGCCGCAGGCCCGGGGGGCCGCGCCGGCCGGGCGCGTCGCCGAAGAGCCGGACAGGCCGGTGCGGGCGACAGCGGTGACGGAGTCCGACTGA
- a CDS encoding AI-2E family transporter, translating to MSSPLSSTKTASALRTSARVSAELLLVLVAAAVALWVIGRMWSVVWPLIVGLFLTTLTWPLARFLRRHGWWPALAASVVTVFALLVGAGIVALIAVPVADQSGELAERVIAGIDHLRAWAAGPPLNIGDDQITGALDTATDRLQNSVGSVVTTAVTGVSTVVNGVVTAVLALFLMFFFLKDGPRFLPWLTRQLPGRLATDIPEVASRSWATLGAFVRSQAFVGLLDAVFIGLGLWILGVPLVLPLAVLTFVCAFVPIVGALFAGFVAVVIALVSNGLMDAVLVLAIIVVVQQLEGNVFQPMIQSRGLGLHAAVVLLAVTLGGSTAGVVGSLLAVPVAAVLAVIWNYLREQLVEEPREPEAEELPEGSPVPS from the coding sequence ATGTCTTCGCCCTTGAGTTCGACAAAGACCGCGTCCGCGCTCCGCACGTCCGCACGGGTCTCGGCAGAGCTGCTGCTGGTCCTCGTGGCGGCGGCCGTGGCGTTGTGGGTGATCGGCCGGATGTGGTCGGTCGTATGGCCGCTGATAGTCGGTCTGTTCCTCACCACACTGACCTGGCCGCTCGCCCGGTTCCTTCGCCGGCACGGCTGGTGGCCGGCGCTGGCCGCGTCGGTGGTGACGGTGTTCGCCCTGCTCGTGGGGGCGGGCATCGTGGCCCTGATCGCGGTGCCGGTCGCGGACCAGTCCGGCGAGCTGGCCGAGCGGGTGATCGCGGGCATCGACCATCTCCGCGCGTGGGCGGCCGGACCGCCGCTGAACATCGGCGACGACCAGATCACCGGTGCCCTGGACACCGCGACCGACCGGCTCCAGAACAGTGTCGGCAGTGTGGTCACCACCGCCGTCACCGGGGTGAGCACCGTGGTCAACGGGGTGGTCACGGCGGTTCTGGCACTCTTCCTGATGTTCTTCTTCCTCAAGGACGGCCCCCGCTTCCTTCCCTGGCTCACCCGTCAGCTTCCCGGCCGGCTCGCCACCGACATCCCCGAGGTGGCCTCGCGGAGTTGGGCGACGCTGGGGGCGTTCGTGCGGTCCCAGGCGTTCGTCGGCCTGCTGGACGCGGTCTTCATCGGCCTCGGTCTGTGGATCCTCGGGGTGCCGCTGGTGCTGCCGCTGGCGGTGCTGACGTTCGTCTGCGCGTTCGTGCCGATCGTGGGGGCGCTGTTCGCCGGATTCGTGGCGGTGGTCATCGCCCTGGTCTCGAACGGCCTGATGGACGCCGTTCTCGTGCTGGCGATCATCGTGGTGGTGCAGCAGCTGGAGGGCAATGTGTTCCAGCCGATGATCCAGAGCAGGGGGCTCGGCCTGCACGCGGCGGTCGTGCTGCTCGCGGTGACGCTGGGCGGCAGCACGGCCGGGGTGGTGGGCAGCCTGCTCGCCGTGCCGGTGGCGGCGGTGCTCGCCGTGATCTGGAACTACCTCCGGGAGCAGCTGGTGGAGGAGCCGCGGGAGCCGGAGGCGGAGGAGCTGCCCGAGGGTTCGCCCGTCCCGTCGTAG
- a CDS encoding FUSC family protein has translation MTAGPRRATVLRRAVRVTVAASLGFYPLLYGAALPVAALYALFAPIAMGLLSPVPGSGPQRASVMLRALPPALVLATSGTLLAVNTWAAAGGMLVIGFLLAFVAVAGPRPAAAAPGLQLFYILACFPPYAPGTLGERLAGLTLGALLLAACEILLPDPAAPSYRERLAAALDEAARGAAPGHVPPQRLRDAGAALRLADVPPAERPAGAGRTDRALEQAGRSARRLLDQLATLGEAPPVPADPESAALLGRVAELCAACARFLRTGSRPPTAGALEQAMRGFQADRVGLASGPPGERLPVEVLRRQSRVLALAESARMVEITVDIATHGGPTEPAAPRELFWYARLSTPRLWARRVLGNVTFRSVLFQNAVRIALGLAAARAVAGSLDLAHGFWVLLAVLTLGRTTAGATWRAVRLAVAGNAAGALVAGALLIGLGPHTDVYAALLAPVMLAAFALGPLLGIAYAQALFTLVVATAFAQIAPVTWRLSEARMIDVVTGSVIGLLCGLLAWPAGARREVHRAMAGLLRACAPLVPVTAQALLGPPGGSRTPPRIRPGIHRLRLAEAAYAQLRTETPGDGESDRADWHAVLIAANHVLLGAQWLPRFGLRPASGATDASADWARHTATGLVARTERVALLLTAERPEPAPHTAPGSSPDRDPPSPLSVDLEVWLTSLAHQLARIESSVTPQPGTAPPDARPD, from the coding sequence GTGACCGCCGGGCCGCGGCGGGCGACGGTCCTCCGCCGGGCCGTCCGGGTCACCGTCGCGGCGAGCCTCGGCTTCTACCCGCTGCTGTACGGGGCCGCGCTCCCGGTCGCCGCCCTGTACGCGCTCTTCGCGCCCATCGCCATGGGCCTGCTCTCCCCGGTCCCCGGCTCCGGGCCCCAGCGGGCCTCGGTCATGCTCCGCGCTCTGCCCCCGGCACTCGTCCTGGCGACGTCGGGAACCCTGCTCGCGGTCAACACCTGGGCCGCGGCCGGCGGCATGCTCGTCATCGGATTCCTGCTGGCGTTCGTGGCCGTGGCCGGACCCCGCCCGGCCGCCGCCGCCCCCGGCCTCCAGCTCTTCTACATCCTCGCCTGCTTTCCGCCGTACGCCCCGGGCACGCTGGGGGAGCGGCTGGCAGGGCTCACGCTGGGCGCCCTGCTCCTCGCCGCCTGCGAGATCCTGCTGCCCGATCCGGCCGCACCCTCCTACCGGGAGCGGCTGGCCGCCGCTCTCGACGAGGCGGCGCGCGGGGCCGCGCCCGGACACGTACCACCGCAGCGGCTGCGGGACGCCGGAGCGGCGCTGCGCCTGGCGGACGTACCACCGGCGGAACGGCCGGCCGGCGCCGGGCGTACGGACCGCGCACTGGAACAGGCCGGCCGCTCCGCCCGCAGACTCCTCGACCAGCTCGCCACCCTCGGCGAAGCGCCACCCGTCCCTGCCGATCCCGAGAGCGCCGCCCTTCTGGGCCGGGTCGCGGAGCTGTGCGCCGCCTGCGCCCGGTTCCTGCGCACCGGCAGCCGCCCCCCGACGGCCGGCGCTCTGGAGCAGGCGATGCGGGGCTTCCAGGCCGACCGGGTGGGGCTGGCCTCCGGACCGCCCGGCGAGCGGCTCCCCGTCGAGGTGCTGCGACGGCAGTCCCGGGTGCTGGCGCTCGCCGAATCGGCCCGGATGGTGGAGATCACCGTCGACATCGCCACGCACGGCGGACCCACCGAACCCGCCGCCCCGCGCGAACTGTTCTGGTACGCCCGACTGTCCACGCCCAGGCTGTGGGCCCGGCGCGTGCTCGGCAACGTCACCTTCCGCTCCGTGCTCTTCCAGAACGCCGTACGCATCGCGCTCGGGCTCGCCGCGGCCCGGGCGGTGGCCGGCTCCCTCGACCTCGCCCACGGGTTCTGGGTGCTCCTCGCCGTGCTGACCCTCGGACGGACCACCGCGGGCGCGACCTGGCGGGCGGTCCGCCTGGCGGTGGCGGGCAACGCCGCGGGCGCGCTGGTGGCCGGCGCGCTCCTGATCGGGCTCGGCCCGCACACCGACGTGTACGCCGCCCTGCTCGCCCCCGTCATGCTGGCCGCCTTCGCGCTCGGGCCGCTGCTGGGCATCGCGTACGCGCAGGCGCTGTTCACGCTCGTCGTCGCCACCGCGTTCGCCCAGATCGCGCCGGTCACCTGGCGGCTGTCGGAGGCGCGGATGATCGACGTCGTCACCGGCAGCGTCATCGGGCTGCTGTGCGGACTGCTGGCCTGGCCGGCCGGCGCCCGGCGGGAGGTCCACCGGGCCATGGCGGGGCTGCTGAGAGCGTGCGCCCCGCTGGTGCCGGTGACGGCACAGGCACTGCTCGGGCCGCCGGGCGGATCCCGGACCCCGCCGCGGATACGGCCTGGCATCCACCGGTTGCGCCTGGCCGAGGCCGCGTACGCCCAGCTCCGCACCGAGACACCGGGCGACGGGGAGAGCGACCGCGCCGACTGGCACGCCGTGCTGATCGCGGCCAACCACGTGCTCCTCGGCGCGCAGTGGCTGCCGCGCTTCGGCCTCCGCCCGGCCTCCGGCGCCACGGACGCGTCCGCCGACTGGGCGCGGCACACCGCGACCGGCCTGGTGGCACGGACGGAACGGGTCGCCCTGCTGCTCACCGCGGAACGCCCGGAGCCCGCGCCGCACACCGCACCGGGGAGCTCCCCGGACCGTGATCCGCCCTCGCCGCTGTCCGTGGACCTGGAGGTGTGGTTGACGAGCCTGGCCCACCAGCTCGCCCGCATCGAGTCGTCGGTCACGCCGCAGCCCGGCACGGCGCCGCCGGACGCCCGCCCGGACTGA
- a CDS encoding NAD(P)-dependent alcohol dehydrogenase → MTTVAAYAAPRAKAPLERTVIERRPVGEFDILIDIKFAGICHSDIHQARDGWGEGIFPMVPGHEIAGIVAETGPGVTRFKVGDRVGVGCMVDSCGRCDACLMGREQHCAEGNTQTYNALDRSGEPTYGGYSTHLVVTERFAVSIPEGIALDEAAPLLCAGITTYSPLKRWGAGPGKKVAVVGLGGLGHMAVKIAHALGAEVTVLSQSLRKKDDGLKLGADHYYATSDPRTFEELAGTFDVILSTVSAPLDFGAYLGLLRTEGTLVNVGAPEEPIALNLFSLILGNRSIAGSAIGGIEETQEMLDFCAVHGLGAEIEVIAASRINEAYERVLASDVRYRFVIDTATI, encoded by the coding sequence ATGACCACCGTTGCCGCCTACGCCGCTCCCCGTGCCAAGGCCCCGCTGGAGCGCACCGTGATCGAGCGTCGTCCGGTGGGCGAGTTCGACATCCTGATCGACATCAAGTTCGCCGGAATCTGCCACTCCGACATCCACCAGGCCCGAGACGGCTGGGGCGAGGGCATCTTCCCCATGGTGCCCGGCCACGAGATCGCCGGCATCGTCGCCGAGACCGGCCCGGGGGTCACCCGGTTCAAGGTCGGCGACCGCGTCGGAGTCGGCTGCATGGTCGACTCCTGCGGACGGTGCGACGCCTGCCTGATGGGCCGCGAGCAGCACTGCGCCGAGGGGAACACCCAGACGTACAACGCCCTCGACCGCAGCGGCGAGCCCACCTACGGCGGCTACTCGACGCACCTCGTCGTGACCGAGAGGTTCGCCGTCTCCATCCCCGAGGGCATCGCCCTCGACGAGGCCGCGCCGCTCCTGTGCGCGGGCATCACCACGTACTCCCCGCTCAAGCGCTGGGGCGCGGGCCCGGGCAAGAAGGTCGCCGTCGTCGGCCTCGGCGGGCTCGGTCACATGGCCGTCAAGATCGCACACGCGCTCGGCGCCGAGGTCACCGTCCTGTCCCAGTCGCTGCGCAAGAAGGACGACGGCCTCAAGCTGGGCGCCGACCACTACTACGCGACCAGCGACCCCAGGACCTTCGAGGAACTGGCCGGCACCTTCGACGTCATCCTCTCCACGGTCTCCGCCCCGCTGGACTTCGGCGCCTACCTCGGCCTGCTGCGCACCGAGGGCACCCTGGTCAACGTGGGCGCCCCCGAGGAGCCGATCGCACTCAACCTCTTCTCGCTGATCCTGGGCAACAGGTCCATCGCGGGGTCGGCGATCGGCGGGATCGAGGAAACCCAGGAGATGCTCGACTTCTGCGCCGTGCACGGGCTCGGCGCCGAGATCGAGGTGATCGCGGCGAGCCGGATCAACGAGGCGTACGAACGGGTTCTCGCGAGCGACGTCCGCTACCGCTTCGTGATCGACACCGCGACCATCTGA